A section of the Roseovarius sp. W115 genome encodes:
- the leuB gene encoding 3-isopropylmalate dehydrogenase, which yields MSTPSLLILPGDGIGPEVMIEVRKVIDWFGANRGMNFDVSEDLVGGAAYDAHGTPLHDDTMAKAQEVDAVLLGAVGGPKYDDLDFSVKPERGLLRLRKEMDLFANLRPAQCFDALADFSSLKKDVVAGLDIMIVRELTSGVYFGEPRGIFEEGNERVGINTQRYTESEIDRAARAAFELARKRGNKVCSMEKANVMESGILWREVVQKVHDEDYPDVELSHMYADNGAMQLVRAPKQFDVILTDNLFGDILSDCAAMLTGSLGMLPSASLGAPMANGRPKALYEPVHGSAPDITGQGKANPIACVLSFAMALRYSFDQGDEATRLEQAVEKVLADGVRTADLLGEDGVSPVSTSEMGDAIVTALTASL from the coding sequence ATGAGCACCCCTTCGCTTCTAATTCTGCCCGGCGACGGCATTGGCCCCGAAGTGATGATCGAAGTCCGCAAAGTCATCGATTGGTTTGGTGCAAATCGCGGTATGAATTTTGATGTAAGCGAAGATCTTGTGGGCGGTGCCGCCTACGATGCGCATGGCACGCCGTTGCATGACGATACCATGGCCAAAGCCCAGGAGGTGGATGCCGTTCTTCTTGGGGCTGTCGGAGGTCCGAAATACGATGATCTGGATTTCTCGGTTAAGCCCGAACGTGGCCTTTTGCGCTTGCGTAAGGAGATGGATCTTTTCGCCAACCTGCGCCCCGCACAATGCTTTGACGCGCTGGCCGATTTCTCATCGCTGAAAAAAGACGTCGTCGCGGGCCTCGATATCATGATCGTGCGTGAACTGACCTCGGGCGTCTATTTCGGAGAGCCACGTGGCATCTTTGAAGAAGGCAATGAGCGCGTCGGCATCAACACCCAACGCTACACCGAAAGTGAGATCGACCGCGCGGCGCGCGCCGCCTTCGAACTGGCTCGCAAGCGCGGTAACAAGGTCTGCTCTATGGAGAAGGCCAATGTGATGGAAAGCGGCATCCTATGGCGTGAAGTCGTGCAGAAGGTGCATGACGAAGATTACCCGGATGTCGAGTTGAGTCACATGTATGCCGATAACGGCGCGATGCAGCTGGTTCGTGCGCCAAAGCAATTCGATGTGATCCTGACAGACAACCTCTTTGGTGACATCTTGTCAGACTGCGCCGCGATGCTGACCGGCTCGCTCGGCATGCTGCCCTCTGCATCGCTGGGCGCCCCTATGGCCAATGGTCGTCCCAAGGCGCTCTATGAGCCTGTGCACGGATCCGCGCCAGACATCACAGGGCAAGGCAAAGCCAATCCAATTGCCTGTGTTCTCAGTTTTGCGATGGCGTTGCGCTACAGCTTTGATCAGGGGGACGAAGCCACGCGTCTGGAGCAAGCGGTTGAGAAGGTTCTGGCCGATGGTGTGCGCACCGCTGATCTTTTGGGGGAAGACGGTGTGTCGCCTGTGTCTACATCAGAAATGGGTGACGCAATTGTCACGGCGCTAACCGCTTCCCTTTAA